Proteins co-encoded in one Sulfurimonas sp. HSL1-2 genomic window:
- a CDS encoding 3-isopropylmalate dehydratase small subunit → MSTLEGKVWRFGQDIDTDLIIAARYLNTSDPKELAKHVMEDADPDFVSKMVPGDIIVAGNNFGCGSSREHAPIALKAAGVAAVIAPTFARIFYRNAFNMGLPIFELEESAEIAEGDIVSVDMDKGTVTDKTTGKSYAFTPIPPFMQELLSAGGLMNYAEEEVKAGGKA, encoded by the coding sequence ATGAGCACACTCGAAGGAAAAGTCTGGCGGTTCGGCCAGGATATCGACACGGACCTGATTATCGCCGCACGCTATCTTAATACGTCCGATCCCAAGGAACTCGCGAAGCATGTAATGGAGGACGCCGATCCGGATTTCGTTTCGAAAATGGTCCCGGGTGACATCATCGTCGCCGGCAACAACTTCGGCTGCGGTTCGTCCCGCGAACATGCACCGATCGCCCTGAAAGCTGCCGGCGTCGCCGCCGTGATCGCCCCGACGTTTGCACGTATCTTCTACCGCAACGCCTTTAACATGGGGCTGCCGATCTTCGAGCTGGAAGAGAGCGCCGAGATTGCCGAAGGCGATATCGTCTCCGTCGATATGGACAAGGGGACGGTCACGGACAAAACGACCGGGAAGAGCTACGCTTTTACCCCGATTCCGCCGTTTATGCAGGAGCTGCTCTCTGCCGGCGGCTTGATGAATTATGCCGAAGAAGAAGTCAAAGCAGGAGGTAAAGCATGA
- the leuB gene encoding 3-isopropylmalate dehydrogenase — protein MKTYNIALIKGDGIGPEIIDEAVKVLDAVAARFDFSLRYEEVLMGGSAYDVTGDPLPQETINVSLNSDAVLFGAIGGEKWDNLPREKRPESGLLRFRKELGVFANLRPAVVYDELVNASSLKPEIVKGVDLMVVRELIGGIYFGEPKGWEGDKAYNTMVYTKPEVVRIAHTAFKIAMERNKKVCSVDKANVLDVSQMWRETVEEVAKEYPEVSLSHMYVDNAAMQLIRDPKQFDVILTGNIFGDILSDEASMLSGSIGLLPSASVGAKIGVYEPIHGSAPDIAGQGIANPIATIASASMMLRFALGENEAADRIDAAIKHALKDGYRTRDLANYDAKELCSTSEMGDIIANYAAKE, from the coding sequence ATGAAAACCTATAACATTGCCCTGATCAAAGGGGACGGGATCGGTCCGGAGATCATTGACGAGGCGGTCAAAGTTCTGGATGCCGTCGCCGCGCGGTTCGACTTTTCCCTGCGTTATGAAGAGGTCCTGATGGGCGGCAGCGCCTACGACGTCACCGGCGACCCGCTCCCGCAGGAGACTATCAATGTCTCCCTGAACTCGGATGCGGTCCTTTTCGGCGCCATCGGCGGCGAAAAATGGGACAACCTGCCGCGCGAGAAGCGCCCGGAGAGCGGTCTGCTGCGTTTCCGCAAAGAGCTCGGCGTCTTCGCCAACCTGCGCCCGGCCGTCGTCTACGACGAACTGGTCAACGCCAGCTCCCTCAAGCCCGAAATCGTCAAAGGCGTCGACCTGATGGTTGTGCGCGAACTGATCGGCGGGATCTATTTCGGCGAACCGAAGGGCTGGGAAGGGGACAAGGCCTACAACACGATGGTCTACACCAAGCCTGAAGTCGTGCGTATCGCCCATACGGCCTTCAAGATCGCGATGGAGCGTAACAAGAAGGTCTGTTCCGTCGACAAGGCAAACGTGCTTGATGTCTCCCAGATGTGGCGCGAAACCGTTGAAGAGGTTGCCAAGGAGTATCCGGAAGTCTCCCTGTCGCACATGTATGTCGACAATGCCGCGATGCAGCTCATCCGCGATCCGAAACAGTTCGACGTCATCCTGACCGGCAACATTTTCGGCGACATCCTCAGTGACGAAGCGAGCATGCTTTCCGGCTCCATCGGGCTGCTGCCCTCCGCGTCCGTCGGCGCGAAGATCGGCGTGTATGAGCCGATCCACGGCTCCGCACCGGACATCGCGGGGCAGGGGATTGCCAACCCGATCGCGACGATTGCCAGTGCCTCGATGATGCTCCGCTTCGCCCTGGGCGAAAACGAGGCGGCAGACCGTATCGACGCGGCCATCAAGCACGCGCTCAAAGACGGTTACCGTACGCGCGACCTCGCCAACTACGACGCCAAAGAGCTCTGCTCCACCAGTGAAATGGGCGACATCATCGCCAACTACGCGGCCAAAGAATGA
- the purU gene encoding formyltetrahydrofolate deformylase: MKEYRVLIDCRDEKGLVYKVSSIFFKYDLNILSNSEFVDSETNLFFMRSVVSGFIDGNDLEKELRAVLPEKANLRIIAPEKKNIVLMVTKESHALGDLLIRYEAGELDANILGVVSNYDLLQPLIEKFGIPFYTVSHEGLSRDEHEQKVLECLAGFGEIDYIVLAKYMRILTPNFVEAYANKILNIHHSFLPAFIGANPYKQAYERGVKIIGATAHFVNNDLDEGPIISQDVKHVDHAHNWQEMQRLGRDIEKIVLSRALRLALEDRIFVYGNRTVIF; encoded by the coding sequence ATGAAAGAGTACCGGGTACTGATCGATTGTCGTGACGAAAAAGGGCTCGTCTACAAAGTCTCGAGTATCTTTTTCAAGTACGACCTGAACATCCTCTCCAACAGCGAGTTCGTCGACAGCGAAACAAACCTCTTCTTTATGCGCAGCGTCGTCAGCGGTTTCATCGACGGGAACGACCTCGAAAAGGAGCTCCGCGCCGTGCTGCCCGAAAAGGCGAACCTGCGTATCATCGCCCCGGAGAAGAAAAACATCGTCCTGATGGTTACGAAGGAGTCCCATGCGCTGGGGGACCTGCTGATCCGCTACGAGGCCGGTGAACTCGATGCCAACATCCTCGGGGTCGTTTCCAACTACGACCTGCTCCAACCGCTGATCGAGAAGTTCGGCATCCCTTTTTATACGGTGTCGCACGAGGGGCTCAGCCGCGACGAGCACGAACAGAAGGTGCTCGAGTGCCTGGCCGGCTTCGGCGAGATCGACTATATCGTCCTGGCGAAGTACATGCGTATCCTGACCCCGAACTTCGTCGAGGCCTACGCCAACAAGATCCTTAACATCCACCACTCCTTCCTGCCGGCATTTATCGGGGCAAACCCCTACAAGCAGGCCTATGAGCGCGGGGTGAAGATCATCGGGGCAACGGCGCACTTCGTCAACAACGACCTCGACGAAGGACCGATCATCTCCCAGGACGTCAAGCACGTCGACCATGCCCACAACTGGCAGGAGATGCAGCGCCTCGGACGCGATATTGAGAAGATCGTCCTCTCCCGTGCCCTGCGCCTGGCCCTCGAGGACCGTATCTTCGTCTACGGGAACCGGACCGTTATTTTTTAA
- a CDS encoding tRNA (cytidine(34)-2'-O)-methyltransferase — protein sequence MFNIVLVHPQIPNNTGAIGRLCVNTGATLHLIEPLGFDISEKAVRRAGLDYWHKIDLHVWESLEAFTAAHPDAARYHLATTKTKQPYFEHTFNAGDYLFFGSETAGIPADVLNAHPEACMTIPMTREGRSLNLAISCGIILYKAIEQNFETYKEMM from the coding sequence ATGTTTAACATCGTCCTCGTCCATCCCCAGATCCCCAACAACACCGGTGCCATCGGGCGCCTCTGCGTCAACACGGGCGCCACGCTGCACCTGATCGAACCGCTGGGGTTTGATATCAGCGAAAAGGCGGTCAGAAGGGCGGGACTGGATTACTGGCACAAGATCGACCTGCACGTCTGGGAGAGCCTGGAGGCTTTTACCGCGGCGCATCCCGATGCCGCACGCTACCACCTGGCGACGACCAAAACAAAACAGCCCTACTTTGAGCATACCTTCAACGCGGGGGACTACCTCTTTTTCGGCAGCGAGACCGCCGGGATCCCGGCCGATGTTCTCAATGCGCACCCGGAAGCCTGTATGACGATCCCCATGACGCGGGAGGGGCGCAGCCTCAACCTGGCGATCAGCTGCGGGATTATCCTCTACAAAGCGATTGAGCAGAATTTTGAGACCTACAAGGAGATGATGTGA